The Penicillium psychrofluorescens genome assembly, chromosome: 2 nucleotide sequence CTGGGTACAGAGAGCGTCTCGGGTGAGGACTGGCTGGAGTACGGGTTagcagcaccagcgccagcagcagcaggagaagaacaggGCAAAGGGCGGATATCACGCTCTGGGAAGAATAAACTTTCTGATCCTATTCGCCACGTGGTGCTGCGGACTTTCCCTCGCATCCTTCGCCAAGCGACCCACGAAGACTTTGCCCGTGGCGAGGAGCGTGCTTACTCCTGTATTTACTCGCCCGGCATCGCTATCTACTCTGACTCGCCGGTCATCCTGGCCCGCCTGAAGGAATTGGCGACCTTATCTGCCGAAAGTGCTCACATCGAGATGTCTGAGCTCGATCCCGCGAGGGAAATAGACGATTATTGCGACAAAAGATTCATGCTGGGAGATATCTCGTTGCGTGTTCCGTCGCCGCCTGCGACCCCGGGCGCGAAGGGACTGGTGAGGGCATAGATAGGCAGTTGGGCTGGGTGCTGGGACTATCTGCTTGTTTCGGTCTAGGTGATTTTCGCGTCTATGATTTCCCTTAGTTAATTGTTGTGTTAGTGAGTTTCCAGCAGCGCAGGGCCTGAATTACGTGATTTTTTAATTTCGAGAAACATATCTGATCTACCGCACCTAGTTCAGGGGTACACACTGTACATAATTCCTCCCAAGGATCAACAACCCTCcccgatcttcttcttcggacgGGCACACTGAAACATCCGCCCGGGGACTGCTGCGCCACGTTTGTCCCGGGGTTTAGGGGTTCCACGGGCCTGAAATCGGCAAGGGCAGATAAGCCAAGCTCGTGGAGCCGCCGGGCATTAAGAATTGGACCCCACGGGATAAGAATAGAAGGAGGAGATCTGAAACGGGCCATGTGGCACGCACTGACGGTCTGGGAGTTTGGCACAGCCTCTTCCTTATTAGTTAATTAACTCGGGCTGAGGCCGACGGGGAGCTATGTCATCACCTGTTTGTGTGGGGACTGAACCCTGACGGTGTATGAGAAGCGCTCCGAGGTCCTCGTGAGCGTTGGTCCTCGTCGAGTTGGTTGTGGAGAGTCCCTGCAGAATTGAATCGATCTCCGCTCGAAACCCGACAACTGCAGGCGGACATAGGTACTGCGGTCAGTTAGTCCGGAAGTTAGGGCTGTACTGCAATCGCGAGTCAGCCGCGAAGATCGGCCACAAGGcgttctgcttcttctcagTCTTGCTCTCCCGCCCCCAATTGTTTCGTCCGATCTACCGAGCCTTGTCTGCTTTGGTTTCTGAATAATACATACCCCCTCcaattttcttctctttACTCACCTCACTGCCTCACTCACTTCCCCCCCCCTTTCAACCTTTCGGCTTTTTCATACCACTTCCTGCGCTTAATGAttcttctacttcttccttcttgaTAGATCAATGGTTTCCCAATAATCCTCCCCTCCGATCCTACTCGCGTTTCTCCCCCGCGGCTCTTCCGACGATGTCGACCGCCTCGCCGCAGTTCGCCCACCGCTCGCCCTCAGACAATACTACCCCCAGTGCGCAGGATCCATATCTCTCGGCCCCGTCCGACCAAGATGAACTCGACTTCCAGGCAAGCGCGATCCGTCTAACACCAGCGGGGGGCAGTCCCAGCCAGAGTGCGGGCCCCGGGTCGTCGCCAAATGACCGACACAATACCTCCTCCATGGACTATCGCGCAAACACCTCGCCCCCCTCCAACCCGGGCTTTCTGGATCCGCAGGGTTACAGCATCGGGGGTGGTGCGGCCGGCGCTTGGCAGAATCAACGGACTTCGTCGCGAACCgcccgtggtggtgccaCGGCGCCAACGACCCAAACTTGGTCCTCGTCTATGGCTGTGAGCCCTTCCCAGTTGCTGACCCCGGAacccaacaacaacagcccTACGCCAAAAGAGGCGCAAGTGGGTCTGGGTGTTTCGCAAAATGCGCGCTTTGCGCCGTCGCGTCCCCAGATCACCACGAATAATCTGGACGCGAATAATAATGGGAGCCCCATCGTGATGGTGGAAGAGGTGTCGCGGGGGGACTCCCCGACAGATGTCCATGGCCCCAAAAAGCATTTTAGTAGATCACTTCTTCATCTCTCCCCTCAGGGCCCTGGTGAAATCTCCAGTGAATCGGAAGATAATGACACCGATGACCATCGGTCGATTTCTTCGCTGTCTGTGGTGCGGTCTCACGATGGCGTTTGGTTGGCAGACCCCTCTACCGGTCAGGGAGGCTTGGCCCCGCGATCCCGCGGGGACGAGTATGTTCCGAGTCCAAACCAGGTCAAGAACCAGCACGACCGTCAAAATAGAAATGCCGACATCACCATTTGGTCGGCGACGGTGAGTGCAGCCACCGACGGAGTCGGCGGTGCGCTCGGCATTCCGTCGCATCGCAGAAATCAGAAAGGCTCTCGCTTGAGAGCCAGGAGTACGGGAGACCGAcccctgcagcagcaggactACCTGGACTTGAAGGGCGGTAAACGGACTCCGGGACCTGGAGTGTTGGTTCACGAGAGCAGCGATGAGGATCCCAGCGAAAATGAGTCTGAAGGCGGTAGCGACGAGGAGGGGTCGGCTCCCGTCAATGTCAATGACACCGGCTACGACAATTCCAAACAGGAACAGTTCCCGTCCATTGATCTGaccaccaccggcgacgATCAACTCCTTCTTTATCCATGGCAAGATCCGCCACGCTACCCGTCCGCTCGAACAGAACAGTACCAGCCCTCGAGTTCCCATGCCGCCATGGTTGCCTTTGAATCGCGCGTGCTCGATTTGGAGACCGCATCACTTGCAGCGACCGTCGACAACAACAGCATCAGGAACGTGAGAGCTTCAATGGGAAATGTTTCACTTGAGGATCAGCCCAAGAAAGCGGAGAGACGACCAAGCCTTCTGAAGCGACCGTTTTCACGATTAAAGCGCCAGGCGTCGGACCTGACCCTCGGTCAATCACCGTCCCCTtccaagtccaaggaggaCATCCCGGAACCTCAACGGAAAGATAGCGGCCACTCGCCCCGCCATCGTCTGAGCTTGCACAAGCACGCGCGAGGATCGAGCATTAACAGTGCGGTCATGGCAATGTCAAGCCAAATAGCGGCGATTGGCAGCAATCACTCCGCTCGCGCCGCCTCACCCAACCCGGAGGCTTCCCCCAGGTCTCTTTCGCTCAAGGGCCGTCCTCGAGCCCGTAGTGAAGTCCCGCGGCCGGCGAGCCCAGGACTCATGGATCTCATGACCAACCACGGTGGTCCACCTGTTGCCAATCTCGCACACTCTGCCAAACCTGGGACCGACACGGAACAAAGCCCGGGGAGCACAGCTCGCGGAGCTGAAGGCGCTGAAGGTGCTGAAggtgccgatgacgatgacgaaaTGGGCATGGGTGATGACACGGAGCTTGTAATGGACTTCCCCGCGGTATCACGTCTCCCTGTTCCGACCATTGAAGGATTTAAAGCGCAGATCATGCAGTTGAATCCACTTCTTGAGCCGGCTTTGATCCATCGCTTTGCCAACGAACAGCTTCGGCGGTATGAGAATCTCGTCAAGCTTCAACAAAAGCATGTGCAAGCTCTCGCAAATCGGTCGTGCCGCTCGGGCAAGTTCTGCTTTGCCTTGGGAGGAGATGCGACGTTGTTGCAACTTCGCAAGCAACCTGCAAAGTCCGACGCGGGCAATACCCAGTTCCGGGTGACGGGTTTCAACCAGGGTCGCGATCAGCCCTATACTATGGTTGAAGGAGCCATCGCAGCGGCTCAGTTCCCTCCCGGGGTTCCCCTTCCGCCGGTTTCGCGGCTCCCGGCCCAGTTCGAGTGTCCCATCTGTTtcgaggtgaagaagttcCAGAAACCATCTGACTGGTCCAAACATGTCCACGAGGACGTGCAGCCGTTTACGTGCACCTTCCCCCAATGCAACGAGCCCAAGTCATTCAAACGAAAAGCGGACTGGGTGCGCCACGAGAACGAGCGGCACCGGCAATTAGAGTGGTGGACCTGCACATACACCGATTGCAACCACACGTGCTACCGGAAGGACAATTTTGTGCAACACCTGGTTCGCGAGCACAAGATGCCCGAaccgaagatgaagaagggcaaggcTTCTGCTTCGGAAACGCATTCGGATACGCAACGAGAACGCGACATCGAGCGACTGTGGGAGATGGTCGAGCAATGCCGGCAAGAAACCAGGCAGCGCTCCGAGCAGGAGCGGTGCCGGTTCTGCGGAAATATCTGCGGTAACTGGAAAAAGCTCACGGTCCACCTGGGCAAGCACTTGGAGCAATTGGCCATGCCAGTTCTGGAGCTGTCTAAGCAAAGCGttgcctcctccagcaccgctCTCCACCCGtccaccacaacaacaacaaccagTTCAGCAAACGTCACCCCCTCCGCGGTGCCGGAACAACACCAAGCTCCGCTTGTTGCAGCATACCAGGCTAGCCCGCAACCGCATTTCCAGCAGGGGCAGTACCCGATCAGCAATTCCAGTCCGTCCGTCACTGGCGTGAACCCCACAATACCGTTTGAGGTTCCACTTCTCAACTACACATCCATATCTGGCGAGCAATTCTCAATGGAGCCAGAAACGATGGCCGAATCTGGTAATCAATATCCGGGGTATGCGGTGGACCAGTTCGGGCAATCAGCTGCGCTTCTCCCGGCCCAGGCCCAGACCAACCCCCTGCATCCCAACTCGGTTTCCTACCCGCCGCCCTACAACGCGGTGCCCCGGCAGCGAACCCCGGACCCGAATTCAGGCGTGCTGCAGGATTCGTATTCCAGCATGGAATCCCAGTACCCGCCTCAACCGATTCCCATGTACCCCGCCCAAGCGAACTATCCCGAATACAACCCGTCCATGGCATATACATCCTCTTCTTACTCTTCTGGGTATCCCGCCACACAGATGTGATTGACGATTTCTTTCTTTGACGACTGGTGTTTGTTTCaccctttctttttttttttttggagaaTGTATATACCATATACCCCCTTGGCTCGtgtcttgtctttctctgttGTTTACTTTTTTATTATTCCCTCAGCGTTATACCTATGATAGACAGGCAGCCATGCTAGCGAATTGAGGCGAAGCATAATTGCATATTTGGATGAACAGCAAAGCCGCGCAAACTTCTTTATTTAGGCTTTGGCCCGTACATAAACTGCATGCCTTCTCGCTTCCCTCGGGAATTCTGTCTCAGACCGGCCTCCCGAACATCCGGCGCCGCCGTGCATGTGAGGCATCATGTTGTTCCTCCTGCCCTACCGGAGCAAGCCCGGTCTTAGCGATTGCCCCGAGCAATGGGGATGATAGACGCATGGGTGTCAGCCACCTTGGAAGGGGGGGATCGCCCGGTGTCAAGTTTCAGGATCGCCTGTTTCAGGGcgatgggggggggggagtACATGAACATGACAGCGGCGTCATGTTCATCCCTTGATAGGAAGAGGCATGGCGTGGCCGTGGCGTGGCCATCCGGCCTAGCTCC carries:
- a CDS encoding uncharacterized protein (ID:PFLUO_002884-T1.cds;~source:funannotate), producing the protein MSTASPQFAHRSPSDNTTPSAQDPYLSAPSDQDELDFQASAIRLTPAGGSPSQSAGPGSSPNDRHNTSSMDYRANTSPPSNPGFLDPQGYSIGGGAAGAWQNQRTSSRTARGGATAPTTQTWSSSMAVSPSQLLTPEPNNNSPTPKEAQVGLGVSQNARFAPSRPQITTNNLDANNNGSPIVMVEEVSRGDSPTDVHGPKKHFSRSLLHLSPQGPGEISSESEDNDTDDHRSISSLSVVRSHDGVWLADPSTGQGGLAPRSRGDEYVPSPNQVKNQHDRQNRNADITIWSATVSAATDGVGGALGIPSHRRNQKGSRLRARSTGDRPLQQQDYLDLKGGKRTPGPGVLVHESSDEDPSENESEGGSDEEGSAPVNVNDTGYDNSKQEQFPSIDLTTTGDDQLLLYPWQDPPRYPSARTEQYQPSSSHAAMVAFESRVLDLETASLAATVDNNSIRNVRASMGNVSLEDQPKKAERRPSLLKRPFSRLKRQASDLTLGQSPSPSKSKEDIPEPQRKDSGHSPRHRLSLHKHARGSSINSAVMAMSSQIAAIGSNHSARAASPNPEASPRSLSLKGRPRARSEVPRPASPGLMDLMTNHGGPPVANLAHSAKPGTDTEQSPGSTARGAEGAEGAEGADDDDEMGMGDDTELVMDFPAVSRLPVPTIEGFKAQIMQLNPLLEPALIHRFANEQLRRYENLVKLQQKHVQALANRSCRSGKFCFALGGDATLLQLRKQPAKSDAGNTQFRVTGFNQGRDQPYTMVEGAIAAAQFPPGVPLPPVSRLPAQFECPICFEVKKFQKPSDWSKHVHEDVQPFTCTFPQCNEPKSFKRKADWVRHENERHRQLEWWTCTYTDCNHTCYRKDNFVQHLVREHKMPEPKMKKGKASASETHSDTQRERDIERLWEMVEQCRQETRQRSEQERCRFCGNICGNWKKLTVHLGKHLEQLAMPVLELSKQSVASSSTALHPSTTTTTTSSANVTPSAVPEQHQAPLVAAYQASPQPHFQQGQYPISNSSPSVTGVNPTIPFEVPLLNYTSISGEQFSMEPETMAESGNQYPGYAVDQFGQSAALLPAQAQTNPLHPNSVSYPPPYNAVPRQRTPDPNSGVLQDSYSSMESQYPPQPIPMYPAQANYPEYNPSMAYTSSSYSSGYPATQM